One Archangium violaceum genomic window, ACGCCGAGCCGCCCGTAGGCGAAGGCATCCGTGGAGCCCGAGGCCGAATACAGGCACGAGCTCACCTGGCACGCCTGATAGCCATTGAAGTAGTTGAACTTGCGCCCCAGGGTGCGCAGCTGGGTCGCGTTCGGCGCCGCCGCCGTGGTGGCCGACCAGGGATAGAGCACATACCCGCCGTAGCTGTGGAGGCTGAGCATCAGTCCCGTGGCGTCCGCGGGGGCGGGATCCGTGGAGGCGGGCCCGCGCTGATCCGGGAAGAGGGAGAGGATGTAATTCTCCAGCGTCTTCGTCTCCGGCTCGGAGGCCGCCGAGCGCCCCCGGTAGGTGTCATTGCACGCGCTGCTGCTCGCGCCAGCGCCACCCCAGTCGAAGCTGCTGTTGCGGTTGAGATCCACCCCGTACGTCGCCGTGGAGCAGGAGCCCTCGCTGGTGTTGGTGTTCTTGCGCTTGGATACTCCCGTCTCCGCGACGCGGCGACCGTCCGGGTTGGACTGCACCACCACGTGCAGCTCGGAGTAGTCGAGCAGCCAGGTGACATCCGGGTCCGTGCCGTAGCGGCTCACGAGCTGCTCGGCGAAGCGCGTGGCCAGCTCCGCCGTCGTGTACTCGCGGGCGTGGATGCCGCCCATCAGGAAGAACCGCGCCTTGGAGCCCGAGCGCGCCTTGTTCGTCAGCACCAGCACCCTCAGGTCATCTCCCGGCTTGCCTCCCGCCGTCACCTTGTCCCAGGTGTCGCCGATGTCATTCCACGAGGCGAGGTTCGGGTAGGTGGTGGGCAGCTGCGCCATGGCGGCGTAGGTCTCGTCCACCGTGCGGTAGCACGAGTAGCCGGGAATCCCGCCGGCCAGGGACACCCGCCCCTCGCGTGGCTCGTTCAGGAGCCGCGTCTGTTCCTCGAGGAGCTCCACGCGGCGACCCTCCTTCACCAGCGCGTCGTACTCCTCGGGCGAGAGTACCGCCTCCACGGTCTTCTTTTCGTGATCCACCGCCGCGCTGAGGTCCAGCGTCTCGGCGAGCCGATCCAGGTCCACCCGGGACTTGAACGACACCCGGGCCAGGAGGACGGACGGACGGGACGGCCCCTCCTCGGGGGCTCCTGCCCGGGCAACGACAGGTGAGAGGGCGAGCGCTGCGGCGGTTGCGAGAACTCCAGTGACGGACGACGGCATGGGGGTTCCTCCACGGCAGGGGAGGAGCGCACCTTATTCCTGGAATGCTGGATATACAATTTTTACAGACACTTCAATTCTGAAACGCCCGAGGCCCGGAGCCGCCGTGCGCGGTTCCGGGCCTCGTGGTGTGTCACGTGCCGGTCTCGTGGGGGTTTCGAGCGCCAGTGGCTAGCGGAAGTCCCACTTCTGGTTCGAGGTGCCGCTGCAGGTGTAGATGCTCAGTTTGGCGCCGTCGTTGCCGTTGAACCCCTCGATATCCACGCACTTGTCGGCGAGGTAGCTGACCAGGTCGCCCGCGGGGCTCAACGTGAAGTCCTGGGCGCGGTTGCCGTTGCAGTTGGCGAGCTGGATGCGGGTGCCGTTGGCCGTCGAGGCCCCGGACACGTCCATGCACTTGCCGCCAATCTTCAGCCGGGCGCCGTCCCAGGTGAACCTCTGGGCATTGGTCCCATTGCAGGTATACATCTGCAGTTGGACGCCATCGGAGAAGTTGGCGTTGGGCACGTCGATGCACTTGCCGTTCATCCGCGAGACGAACGCTCCGGTGCTGCCGCCACCGCCGCTCGTGACGAGCGAGAGGCCGTAGGCGTTGAGGATGGGGTTGACGGGCTGGAAGAACGTCCGGGGAGGGTTGCCGTTGGCGCAGCCGCCCGCGATGCCCGAGGTCACGCCCTGCGCCTGGTTGCCGGAGAGGACCGCGCCACCCGAGTCACCGGGATCGGCGCACGCGTCGGTCGTGGACAGGCCATAGACGGGGCCATCGGAGTAGTTGACGGTGACGTTCGTGGCCAGGAGCGTTCCACACCGCCAGCCGGTCGTGTTGCCGGAGCGGCAGATGGACGCGCCGATGCTGGCCGGGTTGGAGCCCTGAACCAGGACGTTGCCGTTGTTGTGGTTGTACACCCAGGGCTGCGGCGTCCACGAGCTGTTGGTTGCCACCCACGCCCAGTCATTGCCGGGCCAGACCGAGGCCCGGACGGTGCCCATGGACTGCCAGTTGTGGCCGAGGGTGGGGGTGCCCGCTCCGCCACAGTGTCCCGCGGTGACGAAGCCGCCGTGCACGGAGAAGCCCACCGAGCAGGCGGAATAGGAGCCACCGGCCCCGGTGCCGGTGAAGTAGACCTCGCCGCCGCGCACGTCGTACGCCGGGCGCGGGGCCTGGGCGGAGTGCTCCACGCGGAGCGCCCCGTCCTTCGCGCCGCTGCTCAGGGCGGCGAACGCCTGGGCACGCGAGGCCGTCAGGCTCGTGGCGTTCTCGGCCAGCACCACGACACTGTTGGTGGCGACGTCCACGTACCACGCGTGGACCGAGGAGGGCGCGTTGTGGGCGTTGCGGTTCAGCTCCTCCATGATCTGATCCAGCCGCGCCTTGTTGTGCTTGACGAGCCGGGGCTCGGCTCCGGCTCGGCGAACGCGCGCGGCGCTGGCCTCATCGGTGACGCCGATGATGAGCTGGGTGCCTTTCTCGTTCAACCAGGCGCCGCCGAAGCTGTCGCCCAGCTGCTCGCGCAGGCCCCGCTCCAGGGAGGGCGCCTTCGCCTCGAAGTCCAGCCGGCGCATCAGTTGCTCCTCGGTGCCCTTCAGGTCCCGGCGCATCGCGTTGAGCATGTCCGGCGACACCTCTGGCGCGGTCACGCTCTTGCCGGCGGGAGCGGCCTCGGCGGTGGCCGGCAGACCGTTCAGGGTGGCGATGGTGGCGAACAACGCCGTCACGGTGGAGAGCGTGTTGTGCTTTGTATTCTTCATGTTTGTATTTCCCTGCGGGTGAAGCCGCCTCGGCCGCGCCGTTCCAGTGGCGCACGGCGAGGGGCAGGACTGTGATGGATTATGGAACAACAGTCCCGAAGCCATCAAGGGAAACCAGCAAAATGTGAAAAATCGATGAAAAACCGGATTCAAGGAAGCGTCGGCTGGGGGCCATCAGGAGACGCGTTCGATTTTTTTGACCCGAAAAAAGGCAGAGCTTCCTCTAGTCCTCCGAGAACAGTGAGACGGGAGGTTCCAACGAGGCCAGGGGAAACAGATGGGGCCAACATCACCTTGAGGGCAGCCACACGCACATTCGAGCACGGAAGAAGAAAGACATGGCATCTCCCATCCCATGGATGGGATTGGCGACGTCCGCCTGATGGCCATACCCAGCCCCTTCTCCTGTTGGAACTACCGCGCCCTGCTCAAGGAATTTTCTCCAAGGGGACGACGTGAGAGCTCCATGGCGAGGCACCGACGAAGTGGCGCACTGACGGCGGCCGCGCGTCGCGATGCAGGGCGAGCAGGTACTGCAAGCTGGTCATCGGAATCGCACCGGCCTGGATCATGCGCTGCACCGCGCGCTCATGTGCCTCGTCGGACACATCACCACAGGCATCGGTGATGACGTACGGCTTGAATCCCTGGTCGAGCGCGGACAGAACAGGGCCGACGATGCACACGCCAGTCCAGAGTCCCGCGAACACCAGCCGCTCCTTCTCGAAGGCATTGCTCTGAGCGATCACCTGCTGAGCTTCCCAGGCATTCATGCAGCGTAGAGCGTCAGGCCTTGGTTGAAATCACCCGGAAGCGTACGAGGCGCTTCACCCGAAAGAGGGAGCGAAGGACCACGCGCAGAGGAGCGCCACGAGGCATCCCTGACACTGCGTGTTGCCTGCCGGACGTTCCACGCGTCCGCCCGCTTGTCGGAGCCTGCGAACCGCAGGGGCACCCCTCACCTTGGCGGGCATGTTCTTCTTCTTCTCCAACAAGCTCGGGTGCCTGGGCTCCGTTCTCGTCTCACTCGCCCTCTCCGCCCTCCTCTACCTCCTCTTCCGAGGCTGAACCGGCGGTGCAGGCCCTCCATGTGCAGCGGCCATCGGGTTGATGGCGAGCCGAGCACACACTGGTTATTTGAACCTGCAAGGAGGCATACGGTCCTGTCCTCGCATGGACGCTGAATACACATCGTTCACCGCCCCTGTGCTGCCCCCCCTCACCACCGTGGAGAGAGTCTCATGCGAACCTTCCCGCTGATCGTTGTCCTCGCCGCCCTCCTGTCTGGCTGCAGCAGCAAGACCCCCGAGCCCGAGCCCAACCCCGATCCGGGGGGCGACACTCCGCCGGAGGAGCCTCTTCCGAGCGGCCCCCCGGTAGAGCAGGGCCCCCCCAACGTGCCCGAGTTCCAACCGGCCTTCCCCGGTCAGACGCGCGCCCCGGCCATCCAGACGCGCACGGCCTTCCAGGTCACTGAGATCGCCTCGGGTTTCAAGAATCCCTGGGCCATCGCCTTCCTGCCGGATTCGCGCATACTGGTGACGGAGAAGCCGACCGGCTCGCTCTACATCGTCACCCCTCAGGGCGCGAAGTCCCCCGCCGTGGCGGGTCTGCCGCCCGTGGATGGCCGGGGACAGGGCGGGCTGCTCGACGTGGAGATCGGTCCCGACTACGCCCAGAGCCAGCTCATCTACTGGACCTATTACGAGCCGCGCGAGGGTGGCAATGGCCTGGCGGTGGCCCGCGCGCGCCTCGTGGACGGCGAGCAGCCGCGCGTGGAGAACGTGCAGGTCATCTTCCGCATGATGCCCACGTTCGAGTCGACCCTGCACGCGGGGGGGCGGCTCGTGTTCACCCCAGACGGCAAGCTGTTCGTCACGCTCGGTGAGCGCTCCCACCTCCCTGGCCGGGTCCAGGCCCGGGACCTGGGGAGCCACTTCGGGAAGATCGTCCGCATCAACCCCGACGGCTCGGTGCCCCAGGACAACCCGTTCGTCGGCACCGAGGGCGCCCGGCCGGAGATCTGGTCCGTGGGACACCGCAACATCCTGTCCGCGGCGCTCGACAGCCAGAAGCGCCTGTGGACGGTGGAGATGGGGCCGAAGGGGGGTGACGAGCTCAACCTCCCGGAGGCTGGCAAGGATTACGGCTGGCCCACCATCGGCTACGGCGAGGAGTACTCCGGCGAGCCCATCCACGAGAGCCCCCAGGGCCCGGGCATGGAGCAGCCCGTGTACTACTGGGATCCGGTGATCTCCCCCTCGGGGATGACCATCTACACCGGGGACCTCTTCCCCGAGTGGCGCAACAACGTCTTCATCGGAGGCCTGTCCAGCAAGGCGCTGGTGCGGCTCATGATGAGGAATGACCGCGTGGTGGGCGAGGAGCGGTTGCTCAAGGAGCTGAATGCGCGCATCCGCGAGGTCGTCCAGGGTCCCGAGGGGGCGCTCTACCTGCTCACCGACGCCACCGACGGCCAACTGCTCAAGCTCACGCCCCGGTGACCTGGGTTCACCGCTGGTTCGGGGGACGACTCCCCGGGCCAGCTAGTTGCTCGGGAAGCGCACGTGGAGCGAGCCGGGCCCGCGATCCTGGAAGTTGGAGCCCTGGTAGTTGTAGGGCCTGTCGGCCAGCTCCCAGCGCGGAAACGTGAGCAGGGCTCGCAGGGCCTCCTCGACCTCGAGACGGACGAGTGAGGCCCCCGGGCAATAGTGCGCACCGACCCCGAAGGTCACATGCCGGTTGGGCGCCCGGGTGATGTCGAAGCGATCCGGGTCGGGGAACACCTCGGGGTCGCGATTGGCCGCGGCGGTCATCGCGTGGACGAACCGCCCCTGGGGGATGCGCGTGCCGCCGACCTCCGTGTCCTGCACGCACAACCGGTTGATGGACAGGATGGCCGGTTCATGGCGCAGGCTCTCCTCGATGGCGCCCCGGATGAGCCCCGGGTCCCCCCTCAGCTCGCGCAGCTGCTCGGGGTGCTTCAGGAGCGCGAGGACCGTGTTGGTGAGCTGGTTCGTCGACGTGACGAAGCCCGCGCCGATCATCTGGAAGGACTGGATGACGGCCTCGCCCGCGAGCTGGAGGTTTCCTTCCTCCCCCGCGATGAACTGGCTGATGAGATCATCCCCGGGCGCCGCACGGCGCTTCTCGACGAGGTCCCGCAGGTAGGTCACCATGTCATGGGAGGTTCGCCGCACGGAGTTCCTCACTTCGTCCGTGCGGACCGCCGAGCTCGTGGGTTTGAGCAGGTCCTTCGACCAGCGCATGAACCGTGGCCTGTCCGCCTCGGGGAGCGCGAACAGCTCGGCGATGGCATTGATGGCGATGGGCTCCGCGAAGTCCGCGACGACGTCCAGCTCTCCCTGGCGCCGCACCTTCTCCAGGGTCCGCTCCACGAGCGACGCGAGCCGGGGCCGGAAGCGCTCGAGCGCCGCGGGCGTGAAGCCCTTCATGACGAGCTGACGCAGCAGCGTGTGGCGGGGCGGATCCTGGAAGAAGACGAGCCGTGACCAGGTCGCGAGCATCTCCTCCGACGCCGCGTCCTCTCGCAGCACCCCGAGACTCCCCAGCATCTCGTTCGCGCGCCGCGAGGAGAAGCTCGGGTTCTTGGTGACCGCCTCGATATCGGCGCCGCGCGTGAGGATGAAGCACTGGAAGGGCTCGAAGAAATAGACGGGAGCCTGGGTGCGCAACCGCTCGAACGTGGGGAAGGGGTTGGCGAAGAAGCTCTCGCTCATCAAGTCGATATCGGCGCTCGCGCTCATGGTTCCTCTCAAGCTGCTGGCAGGACAGGCGGGAAGCCAGGCCCTTGGATATCAGGACTGTACACTCTCGACAGGTCCCCCTTCCTCCTGCTCCGGAAGGGCGACGGGCCAGGGTCTTCCCGGTCCGCTCCGGCCGGCCGCGATCGAGCGCGGCCCGCCCGCCTCACCGCACTACGGTCTGGCGAGGAGCTCGAGCTCAGCGAGCGACATGCCCGCCGCGCCGGTCAACTCGAGGCGGTAGTACGCGTAGGCACCAGGATTCGCGACCCGGAAGGCGCGCGTCTGCGTGCGCCAGCGGAACGTCTCCGCGCTGCGCTCGTCGAGGGTCGTGAAGGTCACGCCGTCGTTCGAGCCGCTCAGCGTCCAGCCCATCGGATCGGCCGCGGTGGTGCCCGACGTCAGCGTGTAGAAGGTGACTTCCCGCGCGCCCGAGGCGAAGTGGTACAGCAACGTGGGGTTCTCCGCAGTGAAGCTCACGCTCGTGGCCGAGGTGTCGTCGAAGAGCGCGCTGGGATTCGTGCCGTCGCTCGACGTGGCCACGCCGCCCGTCGCGGCGTCGCGCAGCGGCTGCGGGGCGCTGCCGTCGGTGGTGATCGAGGGCGGCGCGTCCTCTTCGCCGGTGCCCCACGCGGAGGGCGAGGGGCCCATGTCGAAGTCGAGCGTGGCGCCAGCGGTGAGCAGCGCGTGTGACAGGTAGGTCTTCGTATACGCCTTCCCGTTGACCTTCAGCGCCTGCACGTAGACGTTCTTCGGGCTGTTGTTCGGCGCGTTGATCGTGATGTCGCGGCCGTTCTCGAGGTGGATGATCGCCTTGGTGAAGAGCGGCGAGCCAATGACGTAGTCCGCGCTACCCACCGCGAGCGGGTAGAAGCCGAGCGCGCTGAAGAGGTGCCACGCCGACATCGCGCCGTTGTCCTCATCGCCGAGGTAGCCCTGGCCGATGTTGCTCCCCACGAAGAGGCGCGAGAGCGCGTCGCGAACCTTCTCCTGCGTCTTCGCCGGCTGCCCGGCGTGGATGTACATGTACGGGATGTGGAACGAGGGCTGGTTGCTCAGTGCGAGCTGGCCCATGCGCACGTCGCGCGCCTCGACCATCTCGTGAATCACTCCGCCGTAGGAGCCCACGAAGCTCGCTGTCTCGGGCGTGGCGAAGAACTGATCGAGCTTCGCGGCGAGCTGGGTCCTGCCGCCGTACAGGTTGGCGAGGCCGAGGCCGTCGTACGGCGCGTCGAAGGCGGTGTTCCAGCCGTTGGTCTCGGTGTAGTCGTAGCCCCAGATACGCGGGTCATACAGAGCCGCCGGCGTCGCGAAACCGCCACTCGCCGTCCTGCCCTGGAAGAACTGGATCGACGGGTCGAACAGGTTCACGTAGTTCTGCGACCGCTCGAGGAAGTACTCCGCGCTCTCGGCGTACTCCTGGTGGCGCGGGTTGCTCGTGTCCTTGGAGAGCTCGCTCGCCATGTTCGCGATGCCGAAGTCGTTCAGATAGCCGGCCATCGCCCACGACAGGCCGGCGTCGAGCGAGTTCGGGGTGTAGCCCAGGAAGATCGACGATTCGAGCCCCTTGCGTCCGAAGCCGCGGTCGGTCGGCCGGACCGTCGCGTTCTTCAGCGCCGCGTCGTAGGCCGCCTCCACGTCGAAGTTCCGGATGCCCTTCACGTAGGCGTCGGCGAAGGCGACATCGGAGCTCGTGCCGGTCATGAGATCGGCATAGCCGGGCGAGGACCAGCGGGTGAGCCACCCGCCTTCCTTGTACTGCTGCACGAAGCCGTCGATCAGCTCGCCCGCCCGGGTGGGCGAGAACAGCGCGTATGCGGGCCAGGTCACCCGGTAGGTGTCCCAGAAGCCGTTGTTCACGTAGAGCTTTCCACTCACGACCCTGGCGCCGGTCTGCGTGGGCGTGCTCGCGCCGACTGCCGCGGCCACCGGGCTCGCGTGCGCGTATTCGGGTGCGGTCGCCGTGCCGACATTCTCGAATCCCGAGTTCGGATAGAGGAACAGCCGGTACAGGTTGGAATAGAACGTGGTGAGCTGGTCCTCACTGGCGCCCTGGACCTCGATGATGCCGAGCTTCTGGTCCCAGAGCTGCTGGGCGCGCGCCTTCACGTCGTCGAAGCCGTCGGCGTCCGGGATCTCGAGCGCGAGGTTCTTCCTGGCCTGCTCGACGCTGATGAGCGAGGTGGCGATGCGCATGGTGACGGTGCGGTCGTCCGCCGGGACGGTGAAGCGGAAGTAGCCGGTCACGTTCGAGCCGCCGCCACCGGTGAGCTTGCCGCTCGCGGCCACCGGCTTGTCGAACGTGGCGTAGATGAAGATGCGCGTGGCGCCCACCGAGAGCCCGCTGCGCGCGTCGGAGTAGCCAGTCACCACGCGCGCGGAGGCGTCGAGGGTGAGCCCGCCGTTGTTGTTGACGTTGTCGAAGATGAGGCTCGCGTCGTCGCCGGGGAACGTGAAGCGGAAGATCGCGGCATGGTCGGTGGGCGTGAGCTCCGCCTGGATGCCGTTGTCGAACTTCACGCCGTAGTAGTAGGGCCGCGCGATCTCGTTCTCGTGCAGGAAGGAGAGGGCGCGCGCGGCGCGGTTGGCGTTCGGCGTGCCGTTGACCGCCGAGGGCATGATCTGGAAGGTCTGCCGGTCCCCCATCCACGGGCTCGTCTCGTGGCTCAGGGAGAGCGCCTGGAGCGCCGGGTGGTTGTTCGCGTCGTTGCGGCGGTGGTACTCGTAGAGCCAGCTCATCGAGCTCGCGTCGGTCACCGGGGTCCAGAAGTTGAACCCGTGTGGGACCGCCGTCGCGGGGAAGTTGTTGCCGCGCGAGTATCTGCCGCTCGAGTGGGTGCCGCGCAGGGTGGTCACGTAATCCGACAGGTGCTCGGGCTTCACGTGCACGGGCGTGGCAGTGATCCGCACGTCGTCGATCCATCCGCCGAAGGCGGAAACCGGCCCGTGCGGGTGGTCATAGCCGACCAGGATGCGCTTGATCGTCTTGCCCGCGGCGACATCACCGATGCGAGCGGCCTTGTAATTCCATTCGTTGGGGTAGAGCGTGCGCGACGCGCCCTGGCCCGTCGGGCTCAGCGTCGCGTGGTGCTGGTCGACGGCGTTCAGCTCGCTCAGGTAGGTGCCGTCGTCGAAGGCGAGATCGAGCGCCGCGTAGGTGCTCGGGGCGGTCGGGTCGTTCATCGCCGCGTCGACGAAGAGCAGATACGACAGCTCCGTCGTCGGCGTGACCGGGATGTCGACGTCGAAGAGCTTGTTGTAGGAATAGCCGCGGCCGTTCTCCAGGACCGCGCCCGCGAAGCGGAGGGCGTGCGTGCCGGTAAACCCGGCGCCGAGCTTCGCATTCCACGAGGAGCCAGGGCCATTGCCGACGAAGCTCTTCATGTCGGTCACCGGCGGCGGCGTGTCGTCACCATTGGAGAGCTGGAGCTCGGAGATCTGCAGGATGTTGCCGCTGTGATTGGCGGTGACGTTGAGCCGGTAATGGAGATAGGCGGTGGTGTTGGTGAGCTCGTAGGTGTGGGTCTCGAAGCGGGCGGAGAACGACTCGTTGCCGCGCTGGTCGATCGCGGTCCAGGTCATTCCGTCCTGCGAGCCCTCGAGGGTCCAGTTGGAGGGGTCGCGCTCGGGCGCGTCGTTGGCGGAGGAGATGGCGTAACGCTTCACGGCGATGGGCTGCGCGAGCTGGAGCTGCACCCAGCCGGTGCTCGTGAACGTCAGCCACTTGGAGGTCAGATCCCCGTCGGCGATGCGGGTCGCGATCTCGTCGGGAGGGTTTTCACCGTTGGCGGCCACCGCGACCACCTGATCCATGATGCTGCCGCGGATCCGCGTCTCCGCCTCACCGGTGACCCCGAAGGACTTCTTCTGTCCCTTCGCGTCGAGCTCGACCGTGGAAGTCCATGTGGGCTGCGGATCCGTGGCCTCGAACGACGAATAGAAATCCTGGGGAGCGCCGGGTGAACCGCCATCGGTGCCCGCGTCGATGTCGGTGCCAGCGTCGATGTTGGCTCCCGCGTCGGTGTCGGTGCCCGCATCGGCTTCGGGAGGCGAAGGGTCGCACCCGATGGTCAAGACGGCGGCGAGGGCGAGCAAGCAAGTGAAACGCGGTGAACGATCGGTCATGCGTAGACCTTGGGGGGATTGGGGGGGTGAACATCCTAGACGAAGTGTGCTCTCCGGTCAGTGATTGTCGCGGGGACGGGGTTTGTTTTGGGGAGCGGATCGCTGGATTCGTATTCATACAGCAGGTGTGTGAGGGTTCTCCCCTTGTGTATCCTTCGAGACACCTCGACGGTGAGCAGACTGGAGCCCCTCCGTGACGACTCAACGTGTGAACATCCTGGCGCCCGAGTTCCGCGCCGACCCGCATCCCCGCTATGCCGAGATGCGCCGCAACACCCCCGTCATCCAGGTAGAGCCCGCGGGGTTCTGGGCCGTTTCCCGTTATGAGGACGTGGCCTTCGTCATCAAGAACCCGCAGCTGTTCTCCTCGCAGGGGTTCAAGGCGGCGTGGCAGCCGGAGTGGGTGGGGTACAACCCGCTCGCCAACTCGATGCTCGCCATGGATGGGGCGGGGCACACCCGGCTGCGGACGCTGGTGAGCCGGGCCTTCAACGCCAGCGCCATCACCCGGCTGGAGGCTCGCATCCGGAAGCTCGCGAACCGGCTCGTGGATGAGCTGGCGGAAAAGGGCGAGGCGGACTTCGTCTCCCGGTTCGCCATGCCGCTGCCGGCGTTCGTCATCGGCGAGCTGCTCGGGCTGGACGTCTCCCTCCATCATCGGTTCAAGGACTGGTCGGACGACATCGCCAGCGTCACCCCCGAGCCCCGAGACCCCGAGCACGCCCGGCGCACGCTCATCGCCATCTCGGACGCGACGCGCTACATCTCCGAGGTCATCGAGGCCCGCCGCCGCTCGCCCGCCGATGATCTGGTCAGCGAGCTGATCCGCGCGGAGGTGGAGGGACAGTCCTTGACGGATAGGGAGATCATCGACTTCCTGGTGCTCCTGCTCATCGCGGGCTTGGAGACGACGGTGCACCTGCTGGCAAACTCCCTGCTCTTCCTGGCGGAGCGCCCGGATGTGCGGGCGCGGCTGCGCGCCGAGCCCGCGCTGGTGCCTGGGTTCATCGAGGAGATGCTGCGCTACGATACGCCCGTCCAGGCGTTGGTACGCATCGTCACCTCCGACGTGACGCTCTCCGGGGTGAAGATTCCCCAGGGGGACGTGGTGCTCGCCCTCATCGCCTCGGCGAACCGTGACGAGCGCCACTACACCGAGCCCGATCGCTTCGATCTCCACCGTGGACAGCCCGGCCTCTCCTTCGGGTATGGCGTCCACTACTGCATCGGCGCGCAGCTGGCCCGGATGGAGGCGCGCTGCGGCCTGGAGGCGCTGCTCTCCCGCTTCAGCGGCTTCGAGCGGATCCCCGCCGAGCTGAACTGGGGCCAGGCCATCACGGTTCGTGGGCCTCAAAGACTGCCGCTTCGTTTCATCCCGGCCTGAGCTCGCCAGCCTGTTTCCAGGG contains:
- a CDS encoding cytochrome P450; amino-acid sequence: MTTQRVNILAPEFRADPHPRYAEMRRNTPVIQVEPAGFWAVSRYEDVAFVIKNPQLFSSQGFKAAWQPEWVGYNPLANSMLAMDGAGHTRLRTLVSRAFNASAITRLEARIRKLANRLVDELAEKGEADFVSRFAMPLPAFVIGELLGLDVSLHHRFKDWSDDIASVTPEPRDPEHARRTLIAISDATRYISEVIEARRRSPADDLVSELIRAEVEGQSLTDREIIDFLVLLLIAGLETTVHLLANSLLFLAERPDVRARLRAEPALVPGFIEEMLRYDTPVQALVRIVTSDVTLSGVKIPQGDVVLALIASANRDERHYTEPDRFDLHRGQPGLSFGYGVHYCIGAQLARMEARCGLEALLSRFSGFERIPAELNWGQAITVRGPQRLPLRFIPA